One Microlunatus soli genomic window carries:
- a CDS encoding GNAT family N-acetyltransferase, whose protein sequence is MRPPEDDVTRFWTLAGSGRQLAASTLSRLPAAPDLLLANCLYAVRPGSVADLDQDLARAAADAPQFRVMVESDTPSWVEAELLLRDWRPETEYRLILPAGRLLTGPAETAVRPAIEVDPDWSQRQALFRLDHLEEDDRLGRGRRPVSRTEQVIGHRRALEQFATYWCTTDGDQVTGFVCCWQTPQARGVIEDVFVHPAHRGGGLATAMINNAVTRLRQAGVGDITIAAEVGDTPVRLYQRLGFRPAGINRCYVPAT, encoded by the coding sequence ATGCGGCCGCCGGAGGACGACGTCACCCGCTTCTGGACGCTGGCCGGCAGCGGAAGGCAGCTGGCGGCTTCCACGCTGAGCCGACTGCCGGCTGCACCGGACCTGCTGTTGGCCAACTGTCTGTACGCCGTACGCCCCGGGTCGGTCGCCGACCTGGACCAGGATCTGGCCCGGGCAGCGGCTGATGCGCCGCAATTCCGGGTGATGGTCGAATCCGACACCCCGTCGTGGGTCGAGGCCGAGCTGCTGCTGCGGGACTGGCGACCGGAGACCGAATACCGGCTCATCCTGCCGGCGGGACGGCTGCTCACCGGTCCGGCCGAGACCGCCGTACGGCCTGCGATCGAGGTCGATCCGGACTGGTCCCAGCGGCAGGCGTTGTTCCGTCTGGACCACCTCGAGGAGGACGACCGGCTCGGCCGCGGTCGACGACCGGTCAGCCGGACAGAACAGGTCATCGGGCACCGTCGAGCGCTGGAGCAGTTCGCGACCTATTGGTGCACCACCGACGGCGATCAGGTGACCGGCTTCGTCTGCTGCTGGCAGACCCCGCAAGCACGTGGGGTGATCGAGGACGTCTTCGTCCATCCCGCGCACCGGGGCGGTGGGCTGGCGACCGCCATGATCAACAACGCGGTGACGCGATTGCGGCAGGCAGGGGTCGGTGACATCACGATCGCCGCCGAGGTCGGTGACACTCCGGTACGGCTCTACCAACGGCTCGGGTTCCGACCGGCAGGCATCAATCGGTGCTACGTCCCGGCGACGTGA
- a CDS encoding DUF222 domain-containing protein, which yields MINTPAADTPGSVPAGLDAVQVLRNVSLARRQERAARTKKLIMATCWADCHPPESIDPHQLAIPGGDRPIHPGGDGTPEMAAFAIAEFGAELALSIASTERFIADALDIRHRLPRTWTRLRALEIEGFHAQQIARETRHLSLQQALLVDAAIAHRIGRWAWSRILRHLQAAIIEVDAERIARLAQEAADDTGVFIAQSTELGTKAIYARLSAADAAWFDAMVDRIADILGRRGDQGTKNQRRAAAIGVLANPLHALRLIAEDTAPSLFDPDPDDTSLLPVPSDVDDPASTADHDATVECDAPADHESPVDHEAPVDNDGPVDHDAAVDQDGPVDHVGPVDQDSDGPAPTGADCATIEAAPPRFPIIDPDQRLAEAAIRAIGQLDPARLLPKATLYVHIARETLQNGLGVTRVEDIGPIVSSLVADWLQDCQVTVKPVIDLVADQTTVDAYEIPDAMRERVFLRSPGSVFPYSGSVGRHVDQDHSIPYRDGIPDQTGDVKLGPLARREHNSITHGPWNRRQPQPGTHLFRAPHGKIILVNETGNHDLGQGPFAHRVWQAAAPQNNAA from the coding sequence ATGATCAACACGCCGGCAGCCGACACCCCAGGGTCCGTCCCTGCCGGGCTCGATGCCGTGCAGGTGCTCCGCAATGTCAGCCTCGCCCGACGCCAGGAACGCGCAGCCCGCACCAAAAAGCTGATCATGGCCACCTGCTGGGCAGACTGCCATCCACCCGAGTCCATCGACCCACACCAACTGGCCATTCCCGGCGGCGACCGACCGATCCACCCCGGCGGCGACGGCACCCCCGAAATGGCCGCCTTCGCCATCGCCGAATTCGGCGCCGAACTCGCCCTCTCCATCGCCAGCACCGAACGCTTCATCGCCGACGCCCTCGACATCCGCCACCGACTCCCCCGCACCTGGACCCGACTCCGCGCCCTGGAGATCGAAGGCTTCCACGCCCAACAGATCGCCCGCGAAACCCGCCATTTGTCCCTGCAGCAAGCACTCCTGGTCGACGCCGCCATCGCCCACCGGATCGGCCGCTGGGCCTGGTCCCGCATACTGCGCCACCTCCAAGCCGCAATCATCGAAGTCGACGCCGAACGGATCGCCCGCCTCGCCCAGGAAGCCGCCGACGACACCGGCGTCTTCATCGCTCAGAGCACCGAACTCGGCACCAAAGCCATCTACGCCCGCCTCTCCGCAGCCGACGCAGCCTGGTTCGACGCCATGGTCGACCGGATCGCCGACATCCTCGGACGCCGCGGCGACCAAGGCACCAAAAACCAACGACGAGCAGCCGCGATCGGCGTCCTGGCCAACCCCCTCCATGCCCTCCGCCTGATCGCCGAAGACACCGCCCCCTCGCTGTTCGACCCCGACCCCGACGACACCTCCCTACTCCCCGTACCATCCGACGTCGACGATCCCGCCTCCACCGCCGATCACGACGCCACTGTTGAGTGCGACGCCCCGGCCGATCACGAGAGCCCGGTTGACCACGAAGCTCCCGTTGACAACGACGGCCCTGTTGATCACGACGCGGCGGTTGATCAGGACGGTCCTGTTGATCATGTCGGTCCTGTTGATCAAGACTCGGACGGTCCGGCTCCGACAGGCGCCGACTGCGCGACAATCGAAGCGGCGCCGCCCCGGTTCCCGATCATCGATCCTGATCAACGACTGGCCGAAGCAGCCATCCGCGCCATCGGCCAACTCGACCCCGCCCGCCTGCTACCCAAAGCAACCCTGTACGTCCACATCGCCCGCGAAACCCTGCAGAACGGGCTCGGCGTCACCCGCGTCGAAGACATCGGACCCATCGTGTCCAGCCTCGTCGCCGACTGGCTGCAGGACTGCCAGGTCACGGTCAAACCCGTCATCGACCTGGTCGCCGACCAGACCACGGTCGACGCCTACGAAATCCCGGACGCCATGCGGGAACGCGTGTTCCTCCGCAGCCCGGGCAGCGTCTTCCCCTACTCCGGATCCGTCGGACGACACGTCGACCAGGACCACAGCATTCCTTACCGGGACGGGATTCCCGACCAGACCGGGGACGTCAAACTCGGACCGCTGGCCCGACGCGAACACAACAGCATCACCCACGGCCCCTGGAACCGGCGACAACCCCAGCCCGGAACACATCTGTTCCGGGCGCCGCACGGCAAGATCATTCTGGTCAACGAGACCGGCAACCACGACCTCGGACAGGGACCGTTCGCCCACCGGGTCTGGCAAGCCGCGGCGCCCCAAAACAACGCCGCCTGA
- a CDS encoding MFS transporter, with protein sequence MSSARREMSKTAADPTGAFSMRRTALASLAGATLEWYDFQLYGWLSALAFNKLFFPAGDPAVGTLVAFMTFGIGFIMRPVGAIVFGHLGDRIGRKSTLLITLLLTGIPTVVMGLLPTYQTIGVWAPLLLVALRLLQGFGLGGEFGGAALMVVEHAPAGKRGFWGMFAGLGNPVGQLLSIIVVYACLASMPDETFLAWGWRVPYLLGIVILAAGLYVRFRVIETPAFHAMRESGGRHRVPAKNLFAKDTLTILKGWGARVADAGTWAVFLVFGISYATTELGISKTQTTLGVAIALVMQILVIIWAGRLSDRIGRRPVIMIGAVVVAVGIFPSFLLINTADPLWLWVAFALGFPIGTGMIFAPVGAFLPELFDSRVRYTGTSIVFQLSSLAAGLVPTIATTLMLLNGHRPWLVCGFVIVLAAITFGCVSRLPETHRRDL encoded by the coding sequence ATGTCGTCAGCACGCCGCGAGATGTCGAAGACAGCAGCCGATCCGACGGGTGCGTTCTCGATGCGCAGGACCGCACTGGCCAGTCTCGCCGGGGCGACGCTGGAGTGGTACGACTTCCAGCTCTACGGCTGGCTCAGCGCGCTGGCGTTCAACAAGCTGTTCTTCCCAGCCGGAGATCCGGCGGTGGGCACTCTGGTCGCCTTCATGACCTTCGGAATCGGATTCATCATGCGACCGGTCGGTGCGATCGTCTTCGGCCACCTCGGTGATCGGATCGGTCGCAAGTCGACGCTGCTGATCACGTTGCTGCTGACCGGGATTCCGACCGTGGTGATGGGGCTGCTGCCGACCTATCAGACCATCGGTGTCTGGGCGCCGCTGCTGCTGGTGGCGTTGCGACTGCTGCAGGGATTCGGGCTCGGTGGCGAGTTCGGCGGGGCGGCGCTGATGGTGGTCGAACACGCACCGGCCGGCAAGCGAGGCTTCTGGGGAATGTTCGCCGGGCTCGGAAATCCGGTGGGCCAGTTGCTGTCGATCATCGTGGTGTATGCCTGTCTCGCGTCGATGCCGGACGAGACCTTCCTCGCCTGGGGGTGGCGGGTCCCGTACCTGCTCGGGATCGTCATCCTGGCCGCCGGACTGTACGTCCGCTTCCGGGTGATCGAGACGCCGGCCTTCCACGCCATGCGTGAGTCCGGAGGCCGGCACCGGGTCCCGGCCAAGAACCTGTTCGCCAAGGACACTCTGACGATCCTCAAGGGCTGGGGTGCGCGGGTCGCCGACGCCGGCACCTGGGCAGTCTTCCTGGTCTTCGGCATCAGCTACGCCACCACCGAGCTCGGCATCTCCAAGACCCAGACCACGCTGGGTGTCGCGATCGCGTTGGTGATGCAGATTCTGGTGATCATCTGGGCCGGCAGACTGTCCGACCGGATCGGACGTCGTCCGGTGATCATGATCGGTGCGGTCGTGGTGGCAGTGGGCATCTTCCCGAGTTTCCTGTTGATCAACACCGCGGATCCGTTGTGGCTGTGGGTCGCCTTCGCGTTGGGGTTCCCGATCGGCACCGGGATGATCTTCGCCCCGGTCGGGGCCTTCCTGCCGGAGCTGTTCGACTCCCGGGTCCGCTACACCGGGACCTCGATCGTGTTCCAGCTGAGCTCGCTGGCCGCTGGGCTGGTGCCCACCATCGCCACCACCCTGATGTTGCTGAACGGTCACCGGCCTTGGTTGGTCTGCGGCTTCGTCATCGTCCTTGCCGCGATCACGTTCGGCTGTGTGAGCCGGCTGCCCGAGACCCACCGACGCGACCTCTGA
- a CDS encoding GNAT family N-acetyltransferase: MSETVVRSGVRVLTAADQPDAVRLLASSPIDNVFVASRVRSAGLEARDLGCPIWGYEEDGRLRALCHAGSNLVPVGAGPAAVSAFAEYAGARRMCSSIIGPAEVAMELWHQLSTRWGSAWSQVREVRPHQPVLAMDTDPQVLPHPDVHPMTLEHWDAYYQSAVRMYTEEVGVSPLQGNPAGYRYYVRQLITSGRAFGVVDRTGKVIFKADLGSVSRGVTQVQGVWLDPSLRGRGLAPSMMAAVVQLARGIAPVVSLYVNDYNTPARATYARVGFRQAGEFATVLY, from the coding sequence ATGAGCGAGACGGTGGTTCGTTCCGGCGTACGCGTTCTGACCGCCGCTGACCAACCGGACGCCGTACGGCTGTTGGCCTCATCGCCGATCGACAACGTCTTCGTCGCGTCCCGGGTCCGCAGCGCCGGTCTGGAGGCCCGCGACCTCGGCTGTCCGATCTGGGGCTATGAGGAGGACGGCCGGCTGCGCGCGCTCTGCCACGCCGGGTCCAATCTGGTCCCGGTCGGCGCCGGTCCGGCGGCAGTCAGCGCCTTCGCCGAGTACGCCGGAGCGCGCCGGATGTGCTCCTCGATCATCGGCCCGGCCGAGGTGGCGATGGAGCTGTGGCACCAACTGAGCACCCGGTGGGGATCGGCCTGGTCGCAGGTCCGCGAGGTGCGTCCGCACCAGCCGGTGCTGGCCATGGACACCGACCCGCAGGTGCTGCCGCACCCCGACGTGCACCCGATGACCCTGGAGCACTGGGATGCGTACTACCAATCGGCGGTGCGGATGTACACCGAAGAGGTCGGAGTCTCGCCGTTGCAGGGCAATCCGGCCGGCTATCGCTACTACGTCCGCCAATTGATCACTTCCGGCCGCGCGTTCGGTGTGGTCGACCGCACCGGCAAGGTGATCTTCAAGGCCGACCTCGGCTCGGTCTCTCGCGGCGTCACCCAGGTGCAGGGCGTCTGGCTCGACCCGTCCCTGCGGGGACGGGGACTTGCCCCGTCGATGATGGCGGCCGTCGTCCAACTCGCCCGGGGCATCGCGCCCGTGGTGTCGCTGTACGTCAACGACTACAACACGCCCGCCCGTGCGACCTACGCCCGGGTCGGCTTCCGTCAGGCCGGCGAATTCGCCACGGTGCTGTACTGA
- a CDS encoding LysR family transcriptional regulator, whose protein sequence is MMEPDDVPPAWLSSFLAVVDNATFTAAAATTHRSQPRVSAHVAGLERLLGRRLFERGSRPVQLTEAGERLLPHARAAMSEIRLGMEAVGSLGGDLQGTIVLGSFAGPSGVLLAPLIRRFRQSHPGVTIDLREGGPRWLEDAVASFALDLSIRVADMPTHHDLAFRHLLDEHIVLALPIGHQVTQQPDPERHLDGLPLIVTGSPTEGWTDFTDRLSAAGILPGSVLAVTHPTTVIAMVRAGLGIGMLGEMGATISAFGDVDIRRLPGELWTRGIRAYWHPKRDLSVASRQFLDDLADTCGSADQYSTVANSPA, encoded by the coding sequence ATGATGGAGCCCGACGACGTTCCGCCCGCGTGGCTGTCCTCGTTCCTTGCTGTCGTGGACAACGCGACGTTCACCGCCGCGGCCGCCACCACCCACCGGTCGCAGCCGCGGGTGAGTGCTCATGTCGCCGGGTTGGAGCGGCTGCTCGGCCGACGGCTGTTCGAGCGCGGTTCACGACCGGTGCAGTTGACCGAGGCCGGAGAGCGGCTGCTCCCGCATGCGCGGGCTGCAATGTCGGAGATCCGGCTCGGGATGGAGGCGGTCGGATCGCTCGGCGGTGATCTGCAGGGCACGATCGTGCTGGGCAGCTTCGCCGGTCCCAGCGGCGTCCTGCTCGCCCCGTTGATCCGCCGATTCCGGCAGAGTCATCCCGGAGTCACGATCGATCTGCGCGAAGGTGGCCCACGGTGGCTGGAAGACGCAGTCGCCTCGTTCGCCCTCGACCTCTCGATCCGGGTGGCCGACATGCCGACCCATCACGATCTCGCATTCCGGCATCTGCTCGACGAACACATCGTGCTGGCGCTGCCGATCGGCCATCAGGTCACCCAGCAGCCAGACCCGGAGCGTCATCTCGACGGTCTGCCGCTGATCGTCACCGGCTCACCGACCGAAGGCTGGACCGATTTCACCGACCGGCTGTCGGCCGCAGGGATCCTTCCCGGATCGGTGCTCGCTGTCACCCATCCGACAACGGTGATCGCCATGGTGCGGGCCGGACTCGGGATCGGGATGCTGGGCGAGATGGGAGCGACCATCAGCGCCTTCGGCGATGTGGACATCCGTCGGTTGCCCGGTGAACTGTGGACCCGCGGCATCCGGGCCTACTGGCATCCGAAGCGCGACCTCAGCGTCGCCAGCCGACAGTTCCTGGACGACCTGGCCGACACTTGCGGATCGGCCGATCAGTACAGCACCGTGGCGAATTCGCCGGCCTGA
- a CDS encoding proline--tRNA ligase: MTQLFVRTLREDPADAEVPSHRWLVRAGYIRRTAPGIYSWLPLGWKVLRNVEKIIREEMDPISQEVHLPALLPSEPYEATGRWEEYGDLLFRLKDRRDNDFLLGPTHEEIFALLVKDLYSSYKDLPLSLYQIQTKYRDEARPRAGLLRGREFVMKDSYSFDIDDAGLEKSYQAHRDAYIKIFDRLGFEYRIVSAMSGAMGGSASEEFLAVGENGEDTFVRSPGGYAANVEAVRTPVPDPIPYDDAPAAHAEDTPDTPTIATLVAVANERVPRQDRPWEASDTLKNVVLMVSHPDGTREPLAVGLPGDREVDMKRLNAQLEPSEAEPFTDEDFAQHPGLVKGYIGPQALGTESVTKIKFLVDPRVVTGTRWVTGANEPGRHVFDLVAGRDFTPDGTIEAAEIRDGDPAPDGSGPLSLARGMEMGHVFQLGRKYADALGLKVLDQNGKLVTVTMGSYGIGVSRAVAAVAENTSDDKGLCWPRELAPYDVHMIIAGKGETVGAADDLAVALSERGVSVLLDDRKASTGVKFADAELIGVPTIVVVGKGLADGVVEVRDRRTGERQDLPVAEAADRIAAIVKE, translated from the coding sequence ATGACGCAGTTGTTCGTCCGGACCCTTCGGGAGGATCCGGCTGACGCGGAGGTGCCCAGCCACCGCTGGCTGGTCCGGGCCGGCTACATCCGGCGGACCGCGCCGGGGATCTACTCCTGGCTGCCGCTGGGCTGGAAGGTGCTGCGCAACGTCGAGAAGATCATCCGGGAGGAGATGGACCCGATCAGCCAGGAGGTCCACCTGCCGGCCCTGCTGCCGAGCGAGCCGTACGAGGCGACCGGCCGCTGGGAGGAATACGGCGACCTGCTGTTCCGGCTCAAGGACCGGCGGGACAACGACTTCCTGCTCGGCCCGACCCACGAGGAGATCTTCGCCCTGCTGGTGAAGGACCTGTACTCCTCCTACAAGGATCTGCCGCTGTCGCTCTACCAGATCCAGACCAAGTATCGCGACGAGGCCCGACCCCGTGCCGGACTGCTGCGCGGTCGCGAGTTCGTGATGAAGGACTCCTACTCCTTCGACATCGACGACGCCGGACTGGAGAAGTCCTACCAGGCCCATCGCGACGCCTACATCAAGATCTTCGACCGGCTCGGCTTCGAATACCGGATCGTCTCGGCCATGTCCGGGGCGATGGGTGGCTCGGCCAGCGAGGAATTCCTGGCGGTCGGTGAGAACGGCGAGGACACCTTCGTCCGTTCACCGGGCGGCTATGCGGCCAACGTCGAGGCGGTCCGCACCCCGGTGCCGGACCCGATCCCGTACGACGACGCACCGGCAGCCCACGCCGAGGACACCCCGGACACCCCGACGATCGCCACCCTGGTCGCGGTCGCCAACGAGCGCGTCCCGCGACAGGACCGTCCCTGGGAGGCCTCCGACACCCTGAAGAACGTGGTGCTGATGGTGTCCCACCCCGACGGCACCCGGGAACCGTTGGCGGTCGGCCTGCCCGGTGACCGTGAGGTCGACATGAAGCGACTGAACGCCCAGCTCGAGCCGTCCGAGGCCGAGCCGTTCACCGACGAGGACTTCGCCCAGCATCCCGGCCTGGTCAAGGGCTACATCGGTCCGCAGGCGCTCGGCACCGAGTCGGTGACCAAGATCAAATTCCTGGTCGATCCGCGGGTCGTCACCGGCACCCGCTGGGTGACCGGCGCCAACGAACCCGGCCGGCACGTCTTCGATCTTGTCGCGGGCCGCGACTTCACCCCGGACGGCACCATCGAAGCCGCCGAGATCAGGGACGGCGATCCGGCACCGGACGGTTCGGGACCGCTGAGCCTGGCCCGCGGGATGGAGATGGGGCACGTCTTCCAACTCGGCCGCAAGTACGCCGATGCGCTCGGCCTGAAGGTCCTTGATCAGAACGGCAAACTGGTCACCGTCACGATGGGTTCCTATGGCATCGGGGTGTCCCGCGCGGTGGCCGCGGTCGCGGAGAACACCAGCGACGACAAGGGCCTGTGCTGGCCGCGGGAGCTGGCGCCGTACGACGTGCACATGATCATCGCAGGGAAGGGCGAGACCGTCGGCGCCGCCGACGATCTTGCGGTTGCGTTGTCCGAACGCGGTGTCAGCGTGCTGCTGGACGACCGGAAAGCCAGCACCGGCGTCAAGTTCGCCGATGCTGAGCTGATCGGTGTCCCGACCATCGTGGTGGTCGGCAAGGGGCTCGCCGACGGCGTGGTCGAGGTCCGCGATCGCCGCACCGGCGAGCGCCAGGATCTGCCGGTCGCCGAGGCCGCCGACCGGATCGCGGCGATCGTCAAGGAGTGA
- a CDS encoding arylsulfatase has translation MRAPDAFAGTIGTTVQDSTPWWPQPRRARPGSPNVVMVLLDDVGFASLGCFGSEISTPVMDDLAARGLRYRNFHTTALCSPTRASLLTGRNHHAVGMSIIANADSGFPSKRGAVSHNAGTIAEILRDQGYSTLAVGKWHLAPADQTSQVGPFDQWPLGRGFERYYGFLDAATDQFHPELTRDNHRVDPPASAADGYHLTEDLVDNAISFVTDQTSLAPDKPFLLYLATGATHSPHQAPAEYLAKYRGQYDCGWDTIRQQRLQRQKELGIVPADTDLAPANPGVAAWDSLSEQEQRLFARFQEAYAAFLEHTDAQLGRLVRHLDHVDELDNTIFVLLSDNGASQEGQANGSVNMAFYENRDVDPLDYNLEHIDKIGTAEVQNNYPLGWAMAANTPLKRYKQNTHAGGVRDPLIISWPAGISAAGEIRDQFHHVTDIVPTVLEIIGVEAPEEINGVPQMPVHGTSLAYTFDRAGGPSRKPAQYFEMFGHRALWSDGWKAVAYHERGADYAQDRWELYDLAADFSECHDLADEEPQRLHAMIERWWAEAGRYDVLPLDDRGFAERRATSQSRPDAARTNNSFRYWGGISHLPSGATPFILDRSYTMTAQVDVEPGDRGVIVACGSVGGGYSLYIDDGLLHHDYNYYGRIYRAVAALPERSGRLRLEYRFTRTGPCAGIGQVAVDGLPGEQITMPATSRYFMSWAGLDLGRDALSPVSSNYDGEFPFTGHIDRVDFELGDRDDLIGDYEPAD, from the coding sequence TTGCGCGCACCCGACGCTTTTGCAGGAACGATCGGCACCACCGTTCAGGACTCGACACCCTGGTGGCCACAGCCGCGACGGGCGCGGCCCGGCAGTCCCAACGTGGTGATGGTTCTGCTGGACGACGTCGGGTTCGCCAGTCTCGGGTGTTTCGGCAGCGAGATCTCGACCCCGGTGATGGACGATCTCGCGGCCCGGGGCTTGCGCTACCGCAACTTCCACACCACGGCGTTGTGCTCACCGACCCGAGCCTCGCTGCTGACCGGACGCAACCATCACGCGGTCGGGATGTCGATCATCGCCAACGCCGACAGCGGATTCCCGAGCAAACGCGGAGCCGTGAGCCACAACGCCGGCACGATTGCCGAGATCCTGCGTGATCAGGGCTATAGCACCCTCGCTGTCGGCAAGTGGCATCTCGCGCCGGCTGATCAGACCTCGCAGGTCGGGCCCTTCGACCAGTGGCCCTTGGGACGAGGATTCGAGCGCTACTACGGGTTCCTCGACGCTGCCACCGATCAGTTCCATCCCGAACTCACTCGCGACAACCATCGGGTCGACCCTCCCGCTTCGGCGGCGGACGGCTATCACCTGACCGAGGACCTGGTCGACAACGCGATCTCCTTCGTCACCGACCAGACGTCGTTGGCGCCGGACAAACCGTTCCTGCTCTACCTGGCCACCGGCGCGACCCATTCGCCGCACCAGGCACCGGCGGAGTATCTGGCGAAGTATCGCGGCCAGTACGACTGCGGCTGGGACACCATCCGGCAGCAGCGACTGCAACGCCAGAAGGAACTCGGCATCGTCCCGGCCGACACGGATCTCGCTCCAGCGAATCCCGGGGTCGCAGCGTGGGATTCCCTGTCGGAGCAGGAACAACGACTCTTCGCGCGGTTCCAGGAGGCTTACGCCGCGTTTCTGGAGCACACCGATGCTCAGCTCGGACGGCTGGTTCGACATCTTGATCATGTCGATGAGCTCGACAACACGATCTTCGTGCTGCTGTCCGACAACGGCGCCAGCCAGGAGGGGCAGGCGAACGGGTCGGTCAACATGGCCTTCTACGAGAACCGGGATGTCGACCCACTGGACTACAACCTCGAACACATCGACAAGATCGGGACGGCCGAGGTCCAGAACAACTATCCGCTCGGCTGGGCGATGGCGGCGAACACGCCGCTCAAGCGCTACAAGCAGAACACCCATGCCGGCGGTGTGCGGGATCCGTTGATCATCTCCTGGCCGGCCGGGATCTCTGCCGCCGGCGAGATCCGGGACCAGTTCCACCACGTCACCGACATCGTGCCCACCGTGCTGGAGATCATCGGCGTCGAGGCACCGGAGGAGATCAACGGCGTGCCGCAGATGCCCGTGCATGGCACCAGCCTGGCCTATACCTTCGATCGCGCCGGTGGTCCGAGTCGCAAGCCGGCACAGTACTTCGAGATGTTCGGACACCGTGCGTTGTGGTCGGATGGCTGGAAGGCAGTCGCGTATCACGAACGTGGCGCCGACTACGCTCAAGACCGCTGGGAGCTGTACGACCTGGCGGCGGACTTCTCCGAGTGCCACGATCTGGCTGACGAGGAACCGCAGCGCCTGCACGCCATGATCGAACGTTGGTGGGCCGAAGCGGGGCGTTATGACGTGCTGCCGTTGGATGATCGCGGATTCGCCGAACGCCGAGCGACCTCACAGAGCCGTCCCGACGCGGCGCGGACGAACAATTCATTCCGCTATTGGGGTGGAATCAGTCATCTGCCGAGCGGTGCTACCCCGTTCATCCTTGATCGTTCGTACACGATGACGGCGCAGGTGGACGTCGAGCCGGGGGACCGCGGCGTGATTGTCGCCTGCGGATCGGTCGGCGGCGGCTACAGCCTGTACATCGACGACGGTCTGCTGCATCACGACTACAACTACTACGGTCGGATCTACCGAGCCGTGGCCGCACTTCCCGAACGGTCGGGCCGGCTCCGATTGGAGTATCGCTTCACCCGGACCGGCCCGTGTGCCGGGATCGGCCAGGTAGCGGTGGACGGCCTGCCCGGCGAGCAGATCACGATGCCCGCAACCAGCCGCTACTTCATGTCCTGGGCGGGCCTCGACCTCGGCCGGGATGCGTTGTCGCCGGTCAGCTCGAACTACGACGGTGAGTTTCCCTTCACCGGGCATATCGACCGGGTCGACTTCGAGCTGGGAGACCGTGACGACCTGATCGGTGACTACGAACCGGCGGACTGA